Proteins from a genomic interval of Actinoalloteichus hymeniacidonis:
- a CDS encoding MbtH family protein, which yields MSTNPFDDPDGRYLVLVNEEGQHSLWPSFAEVPAGWTAALEETDRQSALDYVNENWTDMRPKSLIRAMDGS from the coding sequence ATGAGCACCAACCCATTCGACGACCCCGACGGCCGGTACCTGGTCTTGGTCAACGAGGAGGGCCAGCACTCCCTCTGGCCGTCGTTCGCCGAGGTACCCGCAGGCTGGACCGCGGCGTTGGAGGAGACCGACCGGCAGAGCGCTCTGGACTACGTCAATGAGAACTGGACCGACATGCGGCCCAAGAGCCTGATCCGGGCGATGGACGGTAGCTGA
- the gntD gene encoding guanitoxin biosynthesis L-enduracididine beta-hydroxylase GntD yields the protein MVVFELNNTEIEQINRVVGELAGRFSTVEDPEFLRESQLWAHELPRRLRQQLVDFRTDEPSGTLIVRGLPVDEAGLVPTPTTSGHRPVPSPTLSYDLAFFLIGGLLGESIGWATQQDGYLMHDVYPVQSFENDQIGWGSKELLTWHTEDAFHPMRTDYLGLMCLRNPDAVETTVADIADVKIDDELREVLAQPRFRILPDDSHRPGAWKGDEPEEQILIDLLRRSRERVEQALRTPEPVPVLFGSPVDPYLRLDPHYMKDVQGEEEQQALDSVIGAVDAAMGGVVLAPGDICFIDNYRVVHGRKPFKARFDGSDRWLRRLNITRDLRKSREYRASAPDRVIY from the coding sequence GTGGTTGTCTTCGAGCTGAACAACACGGAGATAGAACAGATCAACCGCGTCGTCGGAGAGTTGGCGGGCCGATTCTCGACGGTGGAGGATCCCGAATTCCTGCGGGAGAGTCAGCTGTGGGCACACGAGTTACCCCGGCGACTGCGACAGCAACTCGTCGACTTCCGGACCGACGAACCCTCGGGCACGCTGATCGTGCGGGGCCTCCCGGTCGACGAGGCGGGGCTGGTGCCGACCCCGACGACCAGCGGGCATCGACCCGTGCCCAGCCCGACGCTCTCCTACGACCTGGCCTTCTTCCTGATCGGCGGTCTGCTGGGCGAGTCGATCGGGTGGGCCACCCAGCAGGACGGCTACCTGATGCACGACGTGTATCCGGTGCAGAGCTTCGAGAACGACCAGATCGGCTGGGGCAGCAAGGAACTGTTGACCTGGCACACCGAGGACGCGTTCCATCCGATGCGGACCGATTACCTTGGCCTGATGTGCCTGCGTAACCCCGACGCGGTGGAGACGACGGTCGCCGACATCGCCGACGTCAAGATCGACGACGAACTGCGCGAGGTACTCGCCCAACCACGCTTCCGGATCCTGCCCGACGACTCTCATCGACCCGGCGCGTGGAAGGGCGACGAACCCGAGGAGCAGATCCTGATCGACCTGTTGCGGCGCAGCCGGGAGCGGGTCGAGCAGGCCTTGCGGACGCCCGAACCGGTTCCGGTGCTGTTCGGCTCGCCCGTCGATCCCTACCTGCGGCTGGATCCGCACTACATGAAGGACGTGCAGGGCGAGGAGGAGCAGCAGGCCCTCGACAGCGTCATCGGCGCTGTCGACGCCGCGATGGGCGGGGTGGTGCTCGCGCCCGGCGACATCTGCTTCATCGACAACTACCGGGTCGTCCACGGCCGGAAGCCGTTCAAAGCGCGTTTCGACGGCTCGGACCGATGGCTCCGAAGGCTCAATATCACTCGAGATCTGCGTAAATCCCGCGAGTATCGTGCATCTGCCCCGGATCGCGTCATCTACTGA
- a CDS encoding response regulator yields the protein MAPGLRIVLAEDAVLLRAGLVELLGRFQHRVVAAVGDATALAAAVAEHKPDLIVTDVRMPPGYSDEGLRAAVELRSRYPGLGVLVLTQYVATAYAFELIEADGDRRSGGIGYLLKDRVADVKEFVDAVERIAKGDMVIDPEVVRQLLRRERADRPLRRLTPREHQVLALMAEGRTNAAIAATLFISQAAVSKNIGSIFTKLDLSDSDGNHRVLAVLTYLRG from the coding sequence ATGGCACCCGGACTCCGAATAGTCCTCGCCGAGGACGCCGTCCTCTTGCGAGCCGGACTCGTCGAGCTGCTGGGACGCTTCCAGCATCGAGTGGTCGCCGCCGTCGGCGACGCCACCGCGTTGGCCGCCGCAGTCGCCGAGCACAAACCCGACCTCATCGTCACCGACGTCCGAATGCCACCCGGCTACTCCGACGAGGGCCTGCGGGCGGCCGTGGAACTGCGCTCTCGCTACCCGGGACTGGGCGTGCTGGTGCTGACCCAGTATGTGGCCACCGCCTACGCCTTCGAACTCATCGAGGCCGACGGCGATCGCCGCAGTGGTGGCATCGGGTACCTGCTCAAGGATCGGGTCGCCGACGTCAAGGAATTCGTCGACGCCGTGGAACGGATCGCCAAGGGCGACATGGTGATCGACCCCGAGGTGGTGCGCCAACTCCTGCGGCGCGAGCGCGCCGATCGGCCGCTGCGCCGACTCACCCCGCGGGAACACCAGGTGTTGGCGCTGATGGCGGAAGGCCGGACCAACGCCGCGATCGCCGCCACGCTGTTCATCAGCCAGGCGGCGGTGTCCAAGAACATCGGCTCCATCTTCACCAAACTCGACCTCTCCGACAGCGACGGGAACCATCGGGTACTCGCCGTGCTGACCTACCTACGCGGCTGA
- a CDS encoding ATP-binding cassette domain-containing protein, whose amino-acid sequence MMENASSASQPRNGRKPAYLTGPPADSRLLDVTARDVDRQPAAVNPDPAAALELVQVGKIHLDGDAAVCAVEDVSLRCPTGTWTVIVGPARSGRSSLLRCAAGLDRVTSGRVLLGGVDVTETSGVDRRGHVGLVSSVAEFAGSPTVEHYLRRPAPEVGAASDRLVTALLAHVGLEGRRDVAPSALSVEEQRCIVLLGALTRRPAVLIADEPTVEMGADLAEAAMSLLEQWVVAAGLTVLMASEELSGVRSADTACFLAAGRIVDSCSLGPRAVFETTGKSWSELCR is encoded by the coding sequence ATGATGGAGAACGCAAGTTCGGCATCGCAGCCCCGGAACGGCCGCAAGCCCGCGTATCTGACGGGTCCGCCTGCCGATTCCCGCCTGCTCGATGTGACGGCGCGGGACGTCGACCGGCAGCCCGCAGCCGTCAACCCCGACCCGGCTGCTGCGCTGGAACTCGTTCAGGTGGGCAAGATCCACTTAGACGGCGATGCCGCAGTCTGCGCCGTCGAGGATGTCAGCCTGCGTTGTCCTACCGGTACCTGGACGGTGATCGTCGGCCCGGCCCGCTCGGGGCGGTCGAGTCTGCTGCGTTGTGCGGCCGGGCTGGACCGGGTCACCTCAGGCCGAGTGCTGCTCGGGGGAGTCGATGTCACGGAGACGTCCGGTGTGGACCGGCGCGGGCACGTCGGCCTGGTGTCCTCCGTGGCCGAATTCGCCGGTTCCCCCACGGTGGAGCACTATCTTCGTCGGCCCGCGCCGGAGGTCGGTGCCGCATCGGACAGGCTGGTGACCGCCCTGTTGGCTCACGTCGGATTGGAGGGGCGACGGGATGTCGCGCCCTCGGCGCTCTCGGTCGAGGAGCAACGGTGCATCGTGCTACTGGGAGCCCTGACCCGGCGACCGGCCGTGCTCATCGCCGACGAGCCGACCGTCGAGATGGGCGCCGACCTCGCGGAGGCCGCGATGTCGTTGTTGGAGCAATGGGTGGTTGCTGCCGGTTTGACGGTACTGATGGCCTCCGAGGAGTTGTCCGGCGTCCGTTCGGCCGATACCGCGTGCTTTTTGGCCGCGGGCCGAATTGTGGATAGTTGCTCTCTGGGTCCACGTGCTGTATTCGAGACGACGGGAAAGTCGTGGTCTGAACTGTGCAGATGA
- a CDS encoding ferric reductase-like transmembrane domain-containing protein has protein sequence MVATEARVDGERRRTGLRADLRAAIPDATAALVITVAIFIWLYSRVRAGISETVEVMPYLADANQYWMYWLCQAFGWSALLWAYITTVLGLVRSSSRPSWQPFSTVRIERWHRTTSLTTIGLMFAHAFLFFLELARTNDNNLDFAGRWVNAFVESFVPGGYPSGTGQVAILLGLLALYLAIPLGLLYYLRNRTGARMWRALHRFVIVVYILSAWHTLLYGTNVWFDGWPRTALWLLQIPIAVLLILRLVSPARRGDKLGRGTPVSHVIRRVVAVLAVVAAIGAILAVVITGRDGGRTRDVTGAAPSVLPWMVWTGFAVFVLGVGVAVLLVRRAERARVAARKSPSEPASEPADAE, from the coding sequence ATGGTCGCCACTGAGGCGAGAGTCGACGGAGAACGAAGACGCACCGGACTTCGGGCTGATCTCCGAGCCGCGATCCCCGATGCCACCGCCGCGCTCGTCATCACGGTGGCCATCTTCATCTGGCTGTACTCGCGGGTGCGTGCGGGCATCTCCGAGACCGTCGAGGTGATGCCCTATCTCGCGGACGCCAACCAATACTGGATGTACTGGCTGTGTCAGGCATTCGGCTGGTCCGCGCTGCTGTGGGCCTACATCACCACCGTGTTGGGACTCGTTCGCTCCAGCAGCCGCCCCTCCTGGCAGCCGTTCTCCACGGTGCGGATCGAACGCTGGCACCGCACCACCAGCCTCACCACCATCGGGCTGATGTTCGCCCACGCGTTCCTGTTCTTCCTCGAACTGGCGCGGACCAACGACAACAACCTCGACTTCGCGGGCCGCTGGGTCAATGCCTTCGTCGAGTCGTTCGTCCCCGGCGGATACCCCTCCGGCACCGGCCAGGTGGCGATCCTGCTGGGGCTGCTGGCCCTGTACCTCGCGATCCCGCTGGGCCTCCTGTACTACCTGCGCAACCGGACCGGCGCACGGATGTGGCGGGCACTGCATCGCTTCGTGATCGTGGTCTACATCCTCAGCGCCTGGCACACCCTGCTGTACGGCACCAACGTGTGGTTCGACGGCTGGCCGCGCACCGCGCTGTGGCTGCTGCAGATCCCGATCGCGGTGCTGCTGATCCTCCGGCTGGTCTCCCCCGCGCGACGCGGCGACAAGCTCGGCCGAGGCACCCCGGTCTCACACGTCATCCGTCGAGTCGTGGCCGTGCTCGCGGTGGTGGCCGCGATCGGCGCGATCCTCGCCGTGGTGATCACCGGCCGCGACGGCGGTCGGACCCGGGACGTGACGGGTGCAGCGCCGTCGGTGCTGCCCTGGATGGTGTGGACCGGATTCGCGGTCTTCGTGCTGGGAGTGGGTGTGGCGGTGCTTCTGGTGCGCCGCGCGGAACGCGCCCGGGTCGCGGCACGGAAATCGCCTTCGGAACCGGCATCAGAGCCGGCCGATGCGGAGTAG
- a CDS encoding lytic polysaccharide monooxygenase auxiliary activity family 9 protein — MRKKRTAAAIIGAAIAPLLLAVVPAGTANAHAYVSSPPSRQAQCAANTVPCGDIKYEPQSVEGPKGLTSCSGGNSRFSELDDDSKGWTVTPVGTTTNFDWTVRVSHATTTWQYFVGGTKLAEFNDGGARPGETVSHQVDFGGIRGQQKVLAVWNIADTEMAFYACIDVNIG; from the coding sequence ATGCGCAAGAAAAGGACTGCGGCGGCCATCATCGGTGCCGCGATCGCCCCGTTGTTACTCGCGGTGGTTCCCGCCGGCACCGCGAACGCCCACGCCTACGTGTCCTCGCCGCCGAGCAGGCAGGCCCAGTGCGCCGCGAACACCGTGCCCTGCGGCGATATCAAGTACGAGCCGCAGAGCGTGGAGGGTCCCAAGGGCCTGACCAGCTGCAGCGGTGGCAACAGCAGATTCTCCGAGCTCGACGATGACAGCAAGGGCTGGACCGTCACGCCGGTCGGCACCACCACCAACTTCGACTGGACCGTGCGTGTCTCGCACGCCACCACCACCTGGCAGTACTTCGTCGGCGGCACCAAGCTGGCCGAGTTCAACGACGGCGGCGCCCGCCCCGGCGAGACCGTCAGCCACCAGGTCGACTTCGGCGGCATCCGAGGACAGCAGAAGGTCCTCGCCGTGTGGAACATCGCCGACACCGAGATGGCGTTCTACGCCTGCATCGACGTCAACATCGGTTGA
- a CDS encoding sensor histidine kinase produces the protein MSTVVTTPWQAIRMHPLRFLISGWPWRCLLYLACGVFAALPALAVGRWISLSGSITSYLVSVLGVLLISLLGAVPFAALERRRLGILNPEWARRRSGHERPGGPVARLRAWLREQDIWREFGYALVTLTILSLINLAVTVSVLGILFAPLGAGMALILDTGSGPTGGLTVNVPTIMMIAGVWLLIMPVAAYATTAVAAGQAALARFLLLPSGTTMAAKVQELSQSRLRLVDVFEAERSRIERDLHDGAQQRLVSLAMTLGMAELSLADDRTERADSDVARLVVAARKEAQAALGELRELIRGIHPQVLTDLGIEAAVAEVTTRCPIPVGLDIDLPRRPARSVEAVAYFVVSEALANVVKHSQARRAEVAGAPAGAGFVLTVVDDGIGGADPRGGTGLQGLVDRVAVVGGKISLSSPPGGPTELRVELPWHPDSE, from the coding sequence GTGAGCACGGTGGTCACCACTCCGTGGCAGGCGATCAGGATGCACCCGCTGCGCTTCCTGATCTCGGGCTGGCCGTGGCGTTGTCTGCTCTACCTGGCCTGCGGGGTGTTCGCCGCGCTCCCGGCGTTGGCGGTGGGCCGTTGGATCTCGCTGAGCGGCTCGATCACCTCCTACCTGGTGAGCGTGCTCGGCGTCCTGTTGATCAGCCTGCTCGGTGCGGTGCCGTTCGCGGCATTGGAGCGGCGACGCCTGGGAATCCTCAACCCCGAATGGGCCCGACGTCGGTCGGGACACGAGCGGCCCGGCGGCCCGGTGGCCCGGCTGCGGGCGTGGCTGCGTGAGCAGGACATCTGGCGTGAGTTCGGCTACGCCCTGGTGACGCTCACGATCCTGTCGCTGATCAATCTCGCGGTGACGGTGAGCGTGCTCGGCATCCTGTTCGCGCCCTTGGGTGCCGGGATGGCGTTGATCCTGGACACCGGTTCCGGCCCGACCGGCGGACTGACCGTCAATGTGCCGACGATCATGATGATCGCGGGCGTCTGGCTGTTGATCATGCCGGTGGCGGCGTATGCCACGACGGCGGTGGCCGCAGGCCAGGCCGCGCTGGCCCGGTTCCTGTTACTGCCCAGCGGCACCACGATGGCGGCCAAGGTGCAGGAGCTGTCGCAGTCCAGACTGCGTCTGGTGGACGTGTTCGAGGCCGAGCGATCCCGTATCGAGCGCGACCTGCACGACGGTGCGCAACAGCGACTGGTGTCGTTGGCCATGACCCTGGGCATGGCCGAGCTGAGCCTCGCCGACGACCGCACAGAGCGAGCCGACTCGGACGTCGCCCGGCTGGTGGTGGCCGCCCGCAAGGAGGCACAGGCGGCGCTGGGCGAACTGCGGGAACTGATCCGAGGCATTCACCCGCAGGTCCTCACCGATCTGGGAATCGAGGCGGCGGTCGCGGAGGTCACCACCCGATGCCCGATCCCGGTCGGTCTCGACATCGACCTCCCGCGGCGGCCCGCCCGCTCGGTGGAGGCGGTGGCCTACTTCGTGGTCAGTGAGGCGCTGGCCAACGTCGTCAAACACTCCCAGGCCAGACGCGCCGAGGTCGCCGGTGCACCAGCGGGGGCCGGTTTCGTGTTGACCGTCGTCGACGACGGCATCGGAGGCGCCGACCCGAGGGGCGGGACCGGACTGCAGGGTCTGGTGGACCGAGTGGCGGTGGTGGGCGGCAAGATCAGCTTGTCGAGCCCGCCAGGAGGTCCGACCGAACTTCGAGTGGAGTTGCCATGGCACCCGGACTCCGAATAG
- a CDS encoding ArsR/SmtB family transcription factor has product MVSTLGPVVESVFALDLFGQQRGSRAARWRRRVREQLGTGLTAVQQLNRECRAVPDLLWLLRRQEADGDHLGADHDARVAARRLAATVFIFCRAAILPYWSKMQAHLESERDVRGRMAITNGVETLLSALHPKVSWNSPVLEIASEQDHDVYLDGRGLVLSPSLFLLEKNCVFIDSEKQSGMPALIFSVQSDPHELSDPFDVWESGDRALGALVGATRAAALRALVESGTTGELSDRLGISLSGASKHATVLRKAGLIITSRNRATALHTLTPLGMALLQRSPRSSNGAEERNSPAAGQRVGATLCVPDEPV; this is encoded by the coding sequence ATGGTGAGCACTCTTGGCCCGGTGGTGGAGAGCGTGTTCGCCTTGGACTTGTTCGGTCAGCAACGCGGTTCACGGGCCGCGCGTTGGCGACGTCGGGTCAGGGAACAGCTGGGAACCGGTCTGACCGCCGTGCAGCAACTCAACCGGGAGTGCCGGGCGGTGCCGGATCTACTGTGGCTGCTGCGCCGCCAGGAGGCGGACGGCGACCACCTGGGTGCCGACCACGACGCGAGAGTAGCCGCGCGTCGGTTGGCCGCGACGGTGTTCATCTTCTGTCGAGCTGCGATTTTGCCGTACTGGTCGAAGATGCAGGCACACCTGGAGTCGGAGCGCGACGTCCGGGGTCGGATGGCCATCACCAATGGCGTCGAGACCCTGCTCTCGGCATTGCATCCCAAGGTGTCGTGGAACTCGCCGGTCCTGGAGATCGCCTCGGAGCAGGACCACGACGTCTACCTGGACGGTCGTGGGCTGGTGCTGAGCCCGTCGCTCTTCCTACTTGAGAAGAACTGCGTGTTCATCGATTCAGAAAAGCAAAGTGGAATGCCCGCACTCATCTTCTCGGTGCAGTCCGACCCGCACGAATTGTCCGATCCCTTCGACGTCTGGGAATCGGGCGATCGGGCGCTCGGAGCGTTGGTCGGGGCGACCAGGGCCGCCGCGTTGCGGGCGTTGGTGGAGAGCGGAACCACCGGTGAGCTATCCGACCGACTCGGTATCTCGCTGTCCGGAGCGAGTAAGCATGCGACCGTTCTCAGGAAAGCCGGTCTCATCATCACCTCCCGTAACCGGGCGACGGCACTGCATACACTGACGCCGCTGGGAATGGCGTTATTGCAACGCAGTCCGCGTAGTTCGAATGGGGCGGAGGAGCGCAATTCTCCGGCTGCGGGACAGCGGGTTGGCGCCACGCTCTGCGTACCCGATGAACCGGTATGA